The sequence TATCTGCCATGATGGCACAAGCGCTAGCCCCGACAGGCGCGCTGATGGCGTTTTTATCGCTATTCACGGGTGCCCTTTGGGGCAAACCCATGTGGGGAACCTGGTGGGTTTGGGATGCCCGGCTCACTTCCATGCTGCTATTATTTTTTCTGTACCTGGGCTTTATCGCCCTTACCCGCAGCATTGACGAACCTGATCGCGCCGACAAAGCTGGCTCGGTGCTGGCAATTGTCGGCGTATTTAATGTGCCGGTGATTTATTTCTCGGTCAAATGGTGGAATACCCTGCACCAGGGCGCATCGATCTCAATGGAAAAAGGCAGCAGCATGGCCAGTACCATGCTGGTTGCCATGCTGTTGATGTCGCTGGCCGCATGGATGTACAGCATCGCCAGCTGTCTATCCCGTGTTCGCACACTCATTTTGCAGCGCGAAGGCTATACCCGCTGGGTAAAAGAGCGCATCGCACAGGGAGAAAAATAATGTTCTCAACCCTCTACTGGGCCAACTTCAGTGATTTTATCCATATGGGCGGCTATGGCCTGTATGTATGGGGCTCTCTCATCGCCTGTGTTTTAGTGCTGGGCATGGAGTGCCTATTGATCAGGCAGCAACGCAAGCAAGTAATCCGGCATTTGAGAAGGATGGCTTTGGCGGAAGAAATTGGGGATGAGGGATATGAGCGTTGATCGCATTCGTAGGGCGGGTGCAACCCGCCGCGCTCATTACCCTTCACATTGGCGAAGTTCACCCCATGCGTGCTAAGCAAAGTCAAAAAGACCTTTTTAGTGCCTTCGGCACATTGATTTTGGTGCGGGCGTCCCGCTGGACCTTCCTTTCTTGCGCGGCCAAGAAACGAAGCCAAAGAAGGCCGCCCCAGCGTCTGCGCCCCGCTGCGCGGGGTTCCCTCTCTGCGGACAATCGACATGGCGTCGATTCAACTCGCTTCGCTCAAACACGAATCGACGACTACCCCATGCCGCTTGTTCCTCGATCGGCTGGACTAAGGGGGCACCCAAAAAGCCCATGCGCTAATAGCGCGGCAATCTCCACCATTTATGCGCGCACTACAGCAAAACGATCAATGCAATGCATGGCTTTTTATCATTTAGTAGGAGAACCCCATGTCCCCCAGACGTAAGCGTATTTTTTGGATAGCGGGTGCTTTAATCACGCTGGCTTTGGTCACTTTTTTTGTTGTGAATGCTTTTCGCCAGAATCTGGTTTTTTTCTATTCACCAACGCAAATCATCAATGGTGAAGCGCCGCATGGCCGGGCTTTCAGGCTGGGCGGGATGGTGGTGGATAAGAGCCTGATCCGCGCAGGCGATGGCGTCAGCATTCGCTTTACCGTGACCGACACCGATAAAAATATCCCGGTGCAATTTCGTGGCTTGCTGCCGGATTTATTTAAAGAAGGCAAAGGCGTAGTGGCAGAAGGCAGCTGGGAAAACGGCATTTTCACCGCCACCGAAGTGCTCGCCAAACACGACGAAAACTACATGCCCCCAGAAGCGCAGGATGCAGTCAACAAAGCACATCAGAAAGCAGCAGATAAAAAGACATAAAAAGTCTGCAAACGCAGAGCTACAGGGAGCACATAGAGTACACCGAGAAAAACAAAAAAAACGGGATTAAACGGCATTCAGCAGCGAAGAATGCTTCTGTTTTCTACTGCGTACTCTGTGTTATTTATGCTCTCTGTGCCTACAGACCTTTTGCCCTTAATGACTCATGCTCAGCTTTACTACAGGAAAAACAATGATTGGTGAACTCGGTACTTTCACGCTGATTCTGGCGCTACTGGTAGCGCTGGTGCAAGGCACGCTGGGAATTTGGGGCGGGGTGCGGCAGTGGCTACCCGCCATGCGCGTCGCCAGGCCCGCCGCACTATTGCAATTAGCACTCACCGCCAGCGCCTTTGCGCTGCTGGCCACGGCATTTTTGCAAGACGATTTTTCGATCCGCTATGTAGCACGTCAATCCAATAGCCTACTGCCGGTCTGGTTTAAATTTGCAGCAGTCTGGGGCGGGCATGAAGGATCTCTCCTGCTGTGGGTACTGATGCTGGCAGGCTGGGGGCAGCAGTGGCGGTATTTGCCCGCAACTTACCCCTTATTGTGCAATCTTTAGTCAGCGGTGTGTTAGCCTGGGTGGGCAGCGGCCTGTATCTGTTTATTTTACTGACGTCCAGCCCCTTTATTCGCCAGCTTCCCGCGCCAAGCAATGGCGCAGATTTAAACCCGCTGTTGCAAGATTTAGGGCTGATTTTTCACCCGCCCTTACTTTATATGGGCTATGTCGGCTTTTCGGTCGCCTTCGCTTTTGCCGTAGCCGCGCTGATTTCCGGCCGGCTGGATGCCAGCTGGGCGCGCTGGAGCCGCCCCTGGACCGCAGCCGCCTGGGTGTCACTGACGCTGGGCATTATGCTGGGCAGCGCCTGGGCTTATTACGAGCTGGGCTGGGGCGGCTGGTGGTTCTGGGATCCGGTAGAAAATGCTTCTTTTATGCCCTGGCTGGCGGGCACGGCGCTGATTCACTCCTTGGCGGTAGCCGAAAAACGCAATGCCTTTAAACACTGGACGGTACTGCTGGCCATAGGCACCTTTTCGCTCTCGCTTTTAGGCACGTTTTTAGTGCGATCCGGCGTGCTGACTTCGGTGCACGCCTTTGCCACTGACCCGGCTCGCGGCTTGTTTATTCTGATTTTTCTCTGCCTCGTGATCGGCGCATCGCTGGCACTTTATGCCTGGCGCGCCCCATTACTGGAAGGCGGCGGTGCATTTAACTGGTGCTCGCGCGAAGCGCTGCTGCTTGCCAACAATGTGATTTTAGTGGTCGCCTGTGCCACGGTTTTTCTTGGCACACTTTATCCGCTACTGATCGACGCACTGGGTCAGGGCAAGCTGTCCGTTGGCCCGCCCTATTTCAACAGCGTGTTTATTCCGCTGATGATGCCAGCCCTCTTGCTGATGGGTTTAAGCGGCAGCGTACGCTGGAAAAACCAGGATGGTCACGGCCTGTGGCTAGCTTATTACGGACCGATGATTCTGGCGATCGTGGGCGGCATCTTGCTGCCACTTTGCTGGGGACAATGGAAATGGGGCGTAGCCGTCGCACTGGGTATCGCCCTTTGGGTAGCCATCACTTCGCTGCGTGACTGGAGCCGTCGCTTAGTCAGCAACCGCCATAATGGCAATACATGGTGGCGGGCGCTGTGCAATGTGCCAGCGGCATTTTCCGGCATGCATATCGCCCACTTCGGGATTGCGGTGTTTGTAGCGGGTGTAACCGTGGTATCGAGCTACGAGCGCGAAGATGATCTGCGTATGGCCTTTGGCGACACACATACGATTGCGGGCTTTAACCTTCGCTTTGACGCAGTGAAATCAACCCGTGCCAGTAATTATGCCGCGCTCACAGGGCAGCTCACCCTCAGCCAGAATGGCAAGGCCATCAGCGTCATGCAGCCTGAAAAACGCCAGTATTTCTCCAGCCAGATGCCGATGACCGAAGCGGCAATTCATCACACACCGGTCAAAGATATTTATGTCTCCCTTGGCGAGCCGCTGGGTGACAACCCGTTCACCGGTGACTGGCTGGTGCGTGTGCATTACAAGCCACTCGTTGGCTGGATCTGGTACGGCTGCCTGCTGATGGCGCTGGGCGGCGTAATCGCCCTGTCCGACCGCCGCTACCGGCAGCAACGCTTGACTGCTAAGAATGTAAAACCTTAAACCTGTAGACACGGAGAACACAGAGAAAAAATTCAAATGCACGAAAATTCAAAATGACTCAGGGCATTGGTTTTCTCCGCGTAACTCCGTGTTCCCTCTGCCTTCCGTAGTTCAAGATTTGGGTTTTTCAAAAACTGTATTTTCCCCATTCTCTGTGTCTACAGAACTTTTTTGTAGCTTAGGAAAGTTTAATGAAACGCTTTGCTCCTTTAATTATTTTTGCGGCACTGGCATTGCTGCTGGCGGCGGGTTTAACGCTCAATCCGCGTGAACTTCCATCCGTGCTGATCGGCAAGTCTGCGCCACAATTTAAGCTCGATCGTCTGGATGCCAGCGGGCAGTTTTCACCGGCCAGCCTCAAAGGTCAGCCGTGGCTGCTTAATGTATGGGCCTCCTGGTGCAGCGCCTGTATTCAGGAGCATCCGGTGCTCAACAGCATCGCTGCGGAGCATAAGGTCACCCTCGTCGGGCTGGCTTACAAAGACACGGATAAGGACGCCAAAGAATGGC comes from Iodobacter ciconiae and encodes:
- a CDS encoding DsbE family thiol:disulfide interchange protein, whose amino-acid sequence is MKRFAPLIIFAALALLLAAGLTLNPRELPSVLIGKSAPQFKLDRLDASGQFSPASLKGQPWLLNVWASWCSACIQEHPVLNSIAAEHKVTLVGLAYKDTDKDAKEWLQSRGNPYNVVIADRDGRVGIDYGVYGVPETFVIDKKGNIAYKHIGAVTPDIFKNILLPELQKAR
- the ccmD gene encoding heme exporter protein CcmD; its protein translation is MFSTLYWANFSDFIHMGGYGLYVWGSLIACVLVLGMECLLIRQQRKQVIRHLRRMALAEEIGDEGYER
- the ccmC gene encoding heme ABC transporter permease CcmC, with the protein product MKPPHSPRWLNLFSFASPMQFYPLAGRLIPLFMALAILLCAAGFWIGFAIAPGDAQQGEGYRIIFLHVPTSWMAMFIYVVMAFWSVMHLILRTRLSAMMAQALAPTGALMAFLSLFTGALWGKPMWGTWWVWDARLTSMLLLFFLYLGFIALTRSIDEPDRADKAGSVLAIVGVFNVPVIYFSVKWWNTLHQGASISMEKGSSMASTMLVAMLLMSLAAWMYSIASCLSRVRTLILQREGYTRWVKERIAQGEK
- the ccmE gene encoding cytochrome c maturation protein CcmE; translated protein: MSPRRKRIFWIAGALITLALVTFFVVNAFRQNLVFFYSPTQIINGEAPHGRAFRLGGMVVDKSLIRAGDGVSIRFTVTDTDKNIPVQFRGLLPDLFKEGKGVVAEGSWENGIFTATEVLAKHDENYMPPEAQDAVNKAHQKAADKKT
- a CDS encoding heme lyase CcmF/NrfE family subunit, whose translation is MGTDAGRLGAAVAVFARNLPLIVQSLVSGVLAWVGSGLYLFILLTSSPFIRQLPAPSNGADLNPLLQDLGLIFHPPLLYMGYVGFSVAFAFAVAALISGRLDASWARWSRPWTAAAWVSLTLGIMLGSAWAYYELGWGGWWFWDPVENASFMPWLAGTALIHSLAVAEKRNAFKHWTVLLAIGTFSLSLLGTFLVRSGVLTSVHAFATDPARGLFILIFLCLVIGASLALYAWRAPLLEGGGAFNWCSREALLLANNVILVVACATVFLGTLYPLLIDALGQGKLSVGPPYFNSVFIPLMMPALLLMGLSGSVRWKNQDGHGLWLAYYGPMILAIVGGILLPLCWGQWKWGVAVALGIALWVAITSLRDWSRRLVSNRHNGNTWWRALCNVPAAFSGMHIAHFGIAVFVAGVTVVSSYEREDDLRMAFGDTHTIAGFNLRFDAVKSTRASNYAALTGQLTLSQNGKAISVMQPEKRQYFSSQMPMTEAAIHHTPVKDIYVSLGEPLGDNPFTGDWLVRVHYKPLVGWIWYGCLLMALGGVIALSDRRYRQQRLTAKNVKP